Part of the Benincasa hispida cultivar B227 chromosome 12, ASM972705v1, whole genome shotgun sequence genome is shown below.
TGACACatggttttttgttttattgacGCTTGTGACATATAATTGTCaataaaactttaatttaaagcttaaaagtaactattaatttaaaaatacatataaaacatcaataaatgtttatatttaagttgatgcacaaaattatcaataaaaatatgtttgttACACAAAAGTACGAGTTCCATCAAAACAttgaatttccatttttttttttattagttcatagtattttataatcattctttacaataatttaacattaataaaatCACCTTTATCATGTaagaaattaaataaacttgtatgtaaaaatatttttgagaaaaaattgtCAAACACatgagtgtttttattttaaaaagtttttatcaaaagtgttaaAATAAAAGTGACTTAATAAGAAACGTCACATGCATAATTCGTAAAATAATtgcttaaataaaaaaaattgaaatgcatGATCAAAGTTAAACCCTGGTCCCATTTCTCGAAACTCCCAACAATATATGTGtgcttaaaaaaaacaataaaataaagtgcaatctatagtttattaattatatatattattatatatatatatatatatatgtaaaattattgaatataaaatttccaaagaaaaataatcatcataaaataaattacttatgtaaaaaaaaaaaaccaaccaaaTATCTCTGACATATATACTCAGCACCGAACATTcaaaacacagacatatgaactccacatATATATAAACTCTAGACATATGAACTTAATTCAGCGCATCAAATAACCCCTAAAAGTATTTtaggaaaatatcaatttatatccttgaattttatgagtggtgtatcaatttaaaccttaaactaataattatagacAAATTTAAACTATAATTAATTGGGATCGTATCAATGTAAAcctcaaattaataattgtatcaatttaaatcctaaacatttataaatgtgtcaatttaaaccttgaactttcataattgcATCAGCTTAAGcccttcattattttttatttggataagcttatgaatgtttagagttttaattgatatatttatgaatgttcaaggtttaattgatatttgaggtttaaattgatacaaatcccAAAGTTCAGATTTTAAATTGATACGGCCCCgaaatttaaggtttaaattaatacaaattcttagtttaaagtttaaattgatacaaccccaaAATTTAGAGTATAAGTTGATATTTGCcaagtattttttaaaccagAGAAAAGgaatgtaaataaataattatatttttttaattaaaaaaaaaaaaaaaaaaaaacttctttcagttttcaaattcaatggACTCCTGCGATTCTGCATCCCCTACCCATCAAACTTGagaaaccctaaaccctaatcGAAGTGAAAATTCATTGGGAAATACGATGATCTTTTTTGGTCATCACCGGAAATTcctcacctccaaatttatagCATTCGAAACTACGGCTTATTTTCTCTGCAATTTCAGTCGCTCAAGATCGATGACTCAATCCACCTCCATTCCCAAAAAGCTTCAAAGGGTCCGTGACCATGGCTACGATAATTACATGGAGGTGGAGAAGAAAACCCGAAAAGTTCTCAAGTTTCAGGACCTTATTCTCACCCAAATCAACCAAACAATCCCAGTTTCTCGCCTTGATATCTTAGCTCGGCGCCTTGGCTTCAAACAGCATGAAGCTGGGGCCTTCGTCCTCAAATTCCCTCATGTATTTGAAATCTACGAGCACCCTGTTCAACGAATCCTCTATTGTAGGTTGACCCGAAAAGCCCACCTCCAAATCGAGCAGCAAAAGCAGGCTGTCATTGCCCAGATTCCGGATGCTGTGACTCGGCTGAGGAAGCTCTTGATGATGTCCAACAATGGCCGTCTTCGCCTCGAGCATATCCGGATTGCCCGGTCTGAATTCGGGTTGCCCGACGATTTCGAATATTCGGTAGTTCTCAAGTACCCTCAATTCTTTAGACTGTTTGATGCAAAAGAAACTAGGAATAAGTACATTGAAATTGTAGAAAGAGATCCAAACCTTGCTGTTTGTGCAATAGAGAGAGCTAGGGAGAGAGTTTATAGAGAAAAAGGAAGTGATGCTGAGGATATTAGATTCTCTTTCATTGTTAATTTTCCTCCTGGGTTTAAGATAGGGAAGTATTTCAGAATTGCAATGTGGAAATGGCAGCGGCTTC
Proteins encoded:
- the LOC120068548 gene encoding protein ROOT PRIMORDIUM DEFECTIVE 1; this translates as MIFFGHHRKFLTSKFIAFETTAYFLCNFSRSRSMTQSTSIPKKLQRVRDHGYDNYMEVEKKTRKVLKFQDLILTQINQTIPVSRLDILARRLGFKQHEAGAFVLKFPHVFEIYEHPVQRILYCRLTRKAHLQIEQQKQAVIAQIPDAVTRLRKLLMMSNNGRLRLEHIRIARSEFGLPDDFEYSVVLKYPQFFRLFDAKETRNKYIEIVERDPNLAVCAIERARERVYREKGSDAEDIRFSFIVNFPPGFKIGKYFRIAMWKWQRLPYWSPYEDVSKYDMRSIEALKRMEKRAVATIHEMLSLTVEKKITLERIAHFRLAMNLPNKLKDFLLQHQGIFYISTRGNHGKLHTVFLREGYRRGELIEPNDVYLARRKLAELVLLSPRKAKLDKELVGYRRERVGYDMESFRTDYVEDKFDDFAVGNKGNVRDVLDSDLDSDVEPNFSDDDNHSVDKTFKAEDVNETE